Proteins from a single region of Deltaproteobacteria bacterium:
- a CDS encoding methyltransferase domain-containing protein — SDVGQIGEGAEFDFVYARFVLTHLSDPGGALRRMLGVLRLGGVAVVEDIDFSGHFCHPDSPAFWRYVELYTQVVHRRGADPNIGPRLPEFLLDSGYRNVQMKVVQPAGIEGEVKLIAPITMESIADSVLADGLASRHEVDRVIHDLHAVAADRRTVLSLPRVVQAWGYRDGAAPT, encoded by the coding sequence GTCGGACGTTGGGCAGATCGGGGAAGGAGCGGAGTTTGATTTCGTGTACGCGCGGTTCGTGCTGACGCATCTGAGTGATCCGGGCGGGGCGTTGAGGCGGATGCTCGGGGTGCTCCGCCTCGGAGGGGTAGCAGTCGTCGAGGACATCGACTTCAGCGGGCACTTCTGTCATCCAGACAGCCCGGCGTTCTGGCGGTATGTCGAGCTCTACACGCAGGTGGTGCACAGAAGAGGCGCAGATCCCAACATCGGGCCGCGGCTGCCCGAGTTTCTGCTCGACTCCGGTTACCGGAACGTCCAGATGAAGGTCGTGCAGCCGGCAGGGATCGAAGGTGAGGTAAAGCTGATCGCCCCGATCACGATGGAGAGCATTGCCGACTCCGTGCTTGCGGACGGTCTGGCCTCCCGGCACGAGGTCGACCGCGTAATCCACGACCTGCACGCAGTCGCCGCAGACCGTCGCACCGTCTTGAGCCTGCCCCGCGTGGTGCAGGCATGGGGTTACCGCGACGGCGCGGCGCCCACCTGA